One genomic region from Labeo rohita strain BAU-BD-2019 chromosome 7, IGBB_LRoh.1.0, whole genome shotgun sequence encodes:
- the LOC127168034 gene encoding butyrophilin subfamily 1 member A1-like has translation MLSIIIALLLNLLIETSVSFSVVVPRDPVVAHVGSTVILPCWINPPENAEDLEICWYRKEFNNPVLHYKDGKIQDIQEEPYRNRTSLSPRSGQSGGLKDGDVSLRLEKLRIQDENSFHCYVSGERSYSSEEVVLKITALGSTPVLVPKLLDDGRVNISCRSSGWYPEPNVTWTSDDGKVLHPGGSSHSRGADEMFSVHSWTAVSRSDALLVSCSISIITGELKESRMDVQAIVVSDSSGLWKGPFLIVLSVLLCLILGLVGLILYKYRDKLTGNKSANQNCEEGTMKNLKNKVVEDMTIEELRQHAVEITIDREHSHPDLTVSKDCKIMRDSPRYDHTGEGFPYELCAFGAQRFTSGRHYWEVELGRENTPAKNYWLIGVVKHGNFNVRNRSALTPSSGFWFLCSDGSNGFHTNTVTPVTFSLTPRPERLGVLLDYDEGQLSFYNIKESKHLLTISTRFSGSVVPLFNPGVGDDSPLTILGCPEPVESAEESSQPLLSKNSSNV, from the exons ATGTTGTCGATTATTATCGCTTTACTGCTGAATCTCCTCATAGAGACTTCTG TGTCATTCAGTGTAGTGGTTCCTCGTGATCCTGTAGTGGCTCATGTGGGATCCACAGTGATTCTGCCCTGCTGGATCAATCCTCCTGAGAACGCTGAAGATCTGGAGATCTGCTGGTACCGTAAGGAGTTCAACAACCCTGTTCTCCACTATAAAGATGGGAAGATCCAGGACATCCAGGAGGAACCGTACAGGAACCGAACCTCTTTGTCTCCGCGGTCAGGTCAGTCTGGTGGACTGAAAGATGGAGACGTCTCTCTACGGCTGgagaaactcagaattcaggatgaaaattcatttcattgttatgtGAGTGGAGAAAGGTCATATAGCAGCGAAGAGGTGGTTCTCAAAATTACAG CTTTAGGATCCACTCCCGTCCTTGTTCCAAAGCTTCTAGATGATGGACGTGTGAACATCAGCTGCAGGTCCAGCGGCTGGTATCCAGAGCCCAATGTCACGTGGACATCAGATGATGGAAAGGTTCTCCATCCTGGAGGATCGTCTCACAGTCGTGGAGCAGATGAGATGTTCTCTGTTCACAGCTGGACGGCCGTCTCTCGGTCAGATGCTCTACTGGTCTCATGTTCAATATCCATCATAACTGGAGAGTTAAAAGAAAGTAGGATGGATGTACAGGCCATCGTCGTTTCAG ATTCATCAGGTCTATGGAAGGGTCCTTTCCTGATCGTTCTCAGTGTTCTCCTTTGTTTGATTCTGGGTTTGGTTGGATTGATCCTCTACAAATACAGAGATAAACTAACCG GGAATAAATCAGCAAATCAAA aTTGTGAGGAGGGAACTATGAAGAACCTGAAAAACAAAG ttgttGAAGATATGACTATAGAAGAACTGAGGCAACATGCAG ttgagaTCACTATTGACCGTGAACATTCACATCCAGATCTAACGGTTTCTAAGGACTGTAAAATCATGAGGGACAGTCCACGATATGATCACACTGGAGAGGGATTTCCATATGAATTATGTGCATTTGGAGCACAAAGATTCACCTCTGGTCGTCACTATTGGGAGGTAGAGCTGGGACGGGAAAATACCCCTGCTAAAAACTACTGGTTAATTGGTGTGGTGAAACATGGAAATTTTAATGTAAGAAACAGATCTGCTTTAACTCCATCAAGTGGTTTCTGGTTCTTGTGTTCAGACGGTTCTAATGGTTTTCACACCAACACCGTAACACCAGTTACATTCTCACTGACACCGAGACCTGAACGACTGGGAGTTCTGTTAGATTATGATGAGGGTCAGCTGTCATTTTACAACATCAAAGAGAGTAAACATCTCCTGACCATCAGCACCAGATTCTCTGGATCAGTCGTTCCTCTGTTTAATCCTGGTGTGGGTGATGACAGTCCACTTACAATTCTGGGTTGTCCAGAACCTGTAGAATCAGCTGAAGAGTCCAGTCAACCTTTACTGAGTAAAAACAGCTCAAACGTCTGA